A genomic region of Lates calcarifer isolate ASB-BC8 linkage group LG9, TLL_Latcal_v3, whole genome shotgun sequence contains the following coding sequences:
- the egfl7 gene encoding LOW QUALITY PROTEIN: epidermal growth factor-like protein 7 (The sequence of the model RefSeq protein was modified relative to this genomic sequence to represent the inferred CDS: deleted 1 base in 1 codon), with protein sequence MYQTLLLSSSLFILHVMGSPQFFAHHGRRVCGQDLRHGVVMATESYVQPVHKPYITLCQGHRLCSTYKTVYSVAYRQVSRAVSPSHFYPECCPGWQRFHSHNCNQAVCGQACVNGGTCLRPNQCACPLGWTGHQCQTDVDECGEQRPCAQECVNTAGSYRCACRDGFRLAGDGRSCQSLPPPPPPPPPHPATPPSPTQTSQATVGGHTDAGGVFSLVENVTEEVQTLRNRVELLEKKLQLVLAPFSSFFPLSLDEGLSEKTTLLSHSFQQLDRIDSLSEQIGFLEERLGTCSCQEN encoded by the exons atGTACCAAACgctgcttctctcctcctccctcttcatcctccatgTGATGGGCAGTCCCCAGTTCTTCGCTCACCACGG GAGGAGGGTGTGCGGCCAGGACCTCCGTCACGGcgttgtcatggcaacagagTCC TACGTCCAACCGGTGCACAAGCCCTACATCACCCTGTGTCAGGGACATCGCCTCTGCAGCACTTACAA GACCGTGTACTCGGTGGCGTACCGGCAGGTGAGCAGAGCGGTGTCTCCTTCGCATTTCTACCCAGAGTGTTGCCCAGGCTGGCAGAGATTTCACTCTCACAACTGCAACCAAG ctgtgtgtggacAAGCCTGTGTGAATGGAGGTACCTGCTTAAGACCCAACCAGTGCGCTTGTCCGCTAGGCTGGACGGGCCACCAGTGCCaaacag ATGTGGATGAGTGCGGCGAGCAGCGGCCGTGCGCCCAGGAGTGCGTGAACACAGCTGGCAGCTATCGATGCGCGTGCAGAGACGGCTTCAGGCTCGCCGGGGACGGTCGTTCTTGTCAaagccttcctcctcctcctcctcctcctcctcctcatcctgccACACCTCCCTCTCCCACCCAGACCAGCCAGGCAACAGTGGGTGGTCACACTGATGCGG GTGGAGTGTTCAGCCTGGTGGAGAATGTGACGGAGGAGGTACAGACCCTGAGGAACAGAGTCGAGCTCCTGGAAAAG AAGTTGCAGTTGGTCCTGGCCCCCTTCAGCAGCTTCTTCCCGCTCTCGTTGGACGAGGGCTTGTCGGAGAAAACCACCTTGCTGTCCCACTCCTTCCAGCAACTTGACCGCATTGACTCCCTCAGCGAGCAGATTGGCTTTCTGGAGGAGCGCCTCGGCACAT GTTCTTGCCAGGAGAATTAA